Sequence from the Candidatus Binatia bacterium genome:
CCAGCGATCCGATGAGGCGTCTTGCGTTCATGTGCTCCTTCATACCCCGGGGCGGCGGTTCGGAGCCGCCTGACGTCGCTTACCATGCGGCCAGGGAACCCTTCCGCGCAAGGATACCTTGGTATCGGCCGACCCGCGACCGGCCTTCACAGCGCGGTACGCCCTTCTATTTCAACAGCTTGGACAGCCGCCTGTCCTTGAGCGGCGCCCCGCCGGTCTGGCACCCGGGACAGTAGAAGGTTTCGTGGTCGGCGTAGGAGATCCTCGCGATCACGCTCCCGCAGCGCGGGCACTTCGAGCCCGCGTGGTCGTGCACGACGTAGTGCTGGCTGGGCTCGCGCTGCGGCAGCTCTCCGGCGGCCGACTCACGAAGCAGCGCCGTCTGCCGCTCCAGCACCGCCCCGATCGCGGCGTGGAGCCGCCGCGCTTCGTCGTCGGTCACCTGGCCGGTCAGGCGGAGCGGCGAGAGCCGCGCTTCGTAGAGGATCTCGTCCGAGAGGCCGTTTCCGATCCCCGCGATCGCCCGCTGATCGGTGAGGAACGTCTTCAGCTGCCGGGACGACGCGCGGAGCGACGTGAGGAACCGCTCTTCCGAGAGCTCGCCGCGCGTGGGGTCGGGACCCACGGCCGCCAGCTCTTCGAGCGCGTCGGCGTCGTCGGTCAGCCACAGGCGCGCGCGCTTTTCCGTGCCGTGCTCGATCAGGAGCAGCGCCGACCCGTCATCGAACGCGATCCGCGCCGACCACGCCTTGCTCCCCGCGGGACGACGCGCCGGGCCGCCCGGCGCCGGCGGCGGCGCCAGGCGGAGCCTGCCCAGGCGCATCAGGTGGATCACGATCGCGCGCCGGGATTCGCACTCCAGCACGACGTACTTCCCGCGCCGCGAGGGCAGGCTCAGGAATTCGCCCGCGAACGACTCCGGCGGCACGGCGGTCCGGAGCAGCGCCGGCTGGCGGACCGCGATCGACTCGATGCGGCGCCCGGCGACTCCGGCCGCGAGGTTCTCGGCCAGGACTTCGAGGAACGGCAGCTCCGGCACGGAGGCGTGGCCCGGCGCGCCTACTCGAGGCGCGAGGCGACGATCAGCGTGCTCTGGAAGGGAGCGCCGAGCGGTCGGGTGGAGCGCACGGCGAAGCGCTCGCGCGCGAGCCACTCGGACACCTGCTCCACGCTCCAGGCGCGGCCGGAATCGAAGATCAGGTACATCCGAAGGCC
This genomic interval carries:
- a CDS encoding DNA-formamidopyrimidine glycosylase family protein, whose amino-acid sequence is MPELPFLEVLAENLAAGVAGRRIESIAVRQPALLRTAVPPESFAGEFLSLPSRRGKYVVLECESRRAIVIHLMRLGRLRLAPPPAPGGPARRPAGSKAWSARIAFDDGSALLLIEHGTEKRARLWLTDDADALEELAAVGPDPTRGELSEERFLTSLRASSRQLKTFLTDQRAIAGIGNGLSDEILYEARLSPLRLTGQVTDDEARRLHAAIGAVLERQTALLRESAAGELPQREPSQHYVVHDHAGSKCPRCGSVIARISYADHETFYCPGCQTGGAPLKDRRLSKLLK